The Torulaspora delbrueckii CBS 1146 chromosome 1, complete genome DNA segment ATGGCTTAAAGTCAATTACGCGATGCCGAATAGCTTTATAAGAAGAGCCTAACCTCGAATATAATCAAGATAAATTATATGCAGATAAATATGCTTTTAGTTAAGCTTAACCAAATCCAAATAGTCTAGATCTACGTTTCTTGCCCGAATCACTATCGTTTAGGCTTACGGCGTCCGTATCACTGGCATCACTATTACGCCTACTAGTTGAGCGGCTTCGAGAGCCACTATGCCTGAATATAGAAAGGAATCCACCTTTCTTTCGGCCTGAGGAGGATGATCCACTGCTTGTCATGGACTCATTCGATTTCACGCGGGAGATATTGCTTGCACTTCTCACTTTGCGGATCGATGTTGGTTGAGAGCTCTTCGTCTTACGTAAAGGTTCATCATGGCTCGACCGCGGGTGCgttggtggtggtggagAGCTTTCCGGGGAGGTGACCTTAATCTTGGAATTTCCAAGAGCACGATTACCATCCCTGGCGTTGACATTGGACGCAAACTTAATCTGACTAGTACGAGGTTTGGTGCTAGGGACATGCTTGTTGTGAGATTTCTTAGGGTAACTGCCGACATCAACCATAGATCTAACAGTATGTGTCTTGTTTTCCGTTTCGCCAGTAATCACTCTTTTCAACTGGGTGAATCCGGCTTCTCTGTCTTCCTGGTTCATATTTTGTACTTGCATTGCAAATGTCAATGATGCCTGTGTAATTAAGTCTAGTTTGTCAGTGTTTTTTTGCATGGCCGTTTTATGTTCCTTGCCATCGAGTTCTTTTAGACCCTCAGATATCTCTTCTCTGTGTTTCTTTGTAGCTTCGAtgagatcttcttttgaagtgGTACTGACTGAGGCCCCATCGCTGTTCGAATCAGAGAAATCCGACTCTGAATCCATATCTGACGCTTCAAGACATATAGTCGGCGATTGTGGTGCTTGTCCATCGGGTCTCGACGGCTGATCCACTGATTGTGACGAGACATCTTCAGAAGAGCTTCCTGTGTTCTCCTTGGGCGCAAAATCTTTTTGTAAAGCTGCTTCGAATTCGTACATCCTCTTAACGGGTATAACGACGACGGGTATAGGATACTTGGTACACAGAATATCCGTCAAATTCTTGGCCTTCCAAAGGATCAAACTGTCGGTCCGTTGCCATTTTAGAGTTGTGGAAATGCAAAAATCTGGTGTATAGACATTCATGGCATCTACtaatatcttctttgtctttccTATGACAATTTCAACTGTCACTTTGACTTTAATATCTTTAGGCACAATTACCGCGATATATGTAAGTATATCTTCGAGCTTGTTACTCACCATTTCAGCGGAATAGCCAGAGGTCCATTCTGCACTACCCCCCTGGCTTTCGGTGATATACGCACTTTTGGGTTCAGCTGACCGGGATCTATGGCGACCATTGGGAGCTCCAAAGCGGTTATTAGACCTACTGCGACCGTAATTCGCAGTTGCGAACCTAGGTATGTTGGCGACAACCACGATGTGATCCGTGCTTTGAGCCAGCTCTCTTACAGCCCAATCCAATGCCACCCAAGTATGGCGTCTGCCACTCACATGGCATAATATGGTCTTTGGAGAGTTTGGAAATCCGACTTTCTCCTGCAAGACCCTTTCCCTTCGCCTTTCATCTTTCGAGATTGGCGTATACCCGTCATGACTTAttattctcttcttagTCAACGGCTGCTGTGGGAAGGTGATATGGGGGAATCTGAAATGCGTCTGCTTTTCCTTAATTCTCTCTTCAATCCTGGATTTCCTCGCAAGCCATGCAGAGCTCCATCCCGGCTGGGCCCTGTTAATTATGATGGCATCATTTGTGATCGTCGGAGTTGTCGGATAGTCCACTCTTACTATCTTACCATTTTGTGCAATCCTGAACATAGAGTTTAGTGCTGCTGCTTTGTCGCTCAGATTCCTAGGTGGCGGAGAGCCTCCGAACTTACTATTATCCGTAAGGTAGTTATTCCTCAAAAAATATTCCATATTATTAGACATATACCcagattcatcatcgtaGTACTCCTCCATGGTATATTCATTGGGTATTTGCACTCCGGGGAAGTCTAATCCATCATCCCCATTGTCATCCCCCATGTATGACGGAAAAGTATTGAATGAGACACATGGTTTGAATTTCTGCCTCACGACCATATCATCCTCTAGCTTTTTATCACCTTTTCCAGTACCCTGAAGCTCAGGGTACAATTTAACGGTCTTATAAGTGTTCTTTAGCGATTCTGTGTTATCCTCTAAAAACATTATGCATCAATTAAGAGTTCCAATACTTCTTAATGTCAATATCAGAACAGCGAGTTACACTGATTCCAATGAGTTCAATAAACGATTGCAACAAGGGCTTCTTTGTATTGTTTGTTTCTTAATTAGATCTGATTGGCCTTAAGATTTCCCGTCCTTAATTTCGAGTTAAGATAACCGATTGAACCGTATCGTTCAAACCAAAAAGCTAAAGCTGCGTAACCCATTGAGCCATCCAAGACTTGAACTCAGCACTTAATGGCCAAGCCGTTCGTTACTATTTACCTTGTTTGGCTGAATGCTCTCAGTTTTCTATATAGTTCGTTACAAATAATTCAAAGTTGCACAATCCAGTCTATTACGTTACTGATGCAGAGCCCGTTTCTGCAACTCATGGTGAACACGGCTATATCCCTGTTCAGAGGCAACACATCGATGTCTTGCGACTCTGACGATCGTAAAGGAATGTGCAACTGTCGATTCTTGAGATCGACACCCACTTGGCGGGTCAGGACATCAgcattcttcaacaaatggGAATTCGTAGAATCTATTCGAAGCCTTTCACTGGAATCGTAGTTGTAAGTCGGTATTGTTGCAATGGTTTGCTTTTCTTTCGGTTCTTGAATTAAGTCTATCTTGTTACCTATTACCAGCATTGGAATCCGATCTTCCTGGGTCATCTGCATCACTTTCGAAAGCTTCTCAAAGGATTCATCCAACGTCATAGTATCACTTAGGTCTATCATGTATATTATGAGGTCTACTTTACTGAAGCATCTTTCCCACAGCGATTGAAACCTGGTCTGCCCCCCCAGATCATAGACCTTGATAAGACTATTCTCAAGTGAAAACTGGCTTACCTGGATTCCCAAAGTTGGAACTGTATCCTGCTCAAAGGGCCTGCCCCCCAGCATGTGGGTTAAAGTAGTCTTGCCCGAGTTTTGCAACCCAATAATAGCGATACTGAGCTCTTTTTGGAACAGGAAGATCGACAGTATTCTTGACCACAGAGAGTCTATCCACGACCGCAATAAGCTGCCTCCCATCAGCTGTCAAGACACTTGCACGTTGATGCTTTCTGCTGTTAAGCGTCTTCAAGTGCTCATCGCTTTTCATAGTACAAAAGACTATCTTCAACGTAAGCTTAAAAATATAGAGCTATAATGACAATTACTTAATTTTGACGTTTCAAAAGCTCACCCGCTAGTCGGTCCAGTCTCTTTATACATGGATAGCCTTCTAGCATGCCAAATACGTACCATTcgatcaagaaatcagtCGGCACCCTATAAAAATGCAATTTGGGTCTCAAGATAGCCACTACTTCAATTAAATGAGTCACTACTGCAAACAATATGATCCCTCCGAGAACGAGATCATTATCGAGAAATTTGAGCACAACTGAGGGCAATGGAAGCCATTGAAGCAGGCCGCGAAACTTATAGCATAAAAATGGTAGGAATATAGCGCATATGAGCGCATATTCGGCCACAGTAGATGGATACCTCATATCATTGACCTGAATAGTTGATAGTCCCCTCTTAGCTGCTGCCGAGTGTGCCATCTCAACTAGCCTTGGCCGAGCTTCGTTCCAATCCTTCAAAGGGGGTTCAAGCAGAATTATCTTCTCCACGTCAGTCTCAAGTTCCATATGTGTGAATTGCAATGTCATACACTCCAGCTCGATGTTCTGCATCCGTACAAACCTAATGTGGCTCGTGATGGGTACTTTACCATAAACGTACAGATAATCCTCCAAGGCTAGCCTGTGATCTCTGTTCATGTGGGCAACAATAGCCTGCTGAGCTGCTTTCGACATCCTGCTACACGTCGCAATAGTAACTGGGCCCTCTGAGGTCTTGTTCGAGTGGTCTCTTTTATACTTTATGAATGCTTGTAAGTGGGCTTTTTTTCAGCTGTAAAACCTAACCCCCCCCTTCGAAAAGGTTAGCTTACGAGAACTAACCACAACAAGCACAGTAAAAAGGCAATCTCGGAGCTTATCAGGACTTATTGGTATTGCTTTAAGCTGCTAAACAGGCATGAGTAATAATAGTAGAGTGGAAAGTGGTTCCGGACACcgtcatcatcaccatcaccatcatcatcatgGTCACGGAAGCGGGCAGCGTTCGACCCTAGCGGACGGTTCAAGGATTGGTAACTATCAGATTGTTAAGACGCTTGGTGAAGGTTCCTTTGGTAAAGTGAAATTAGCCTATCATGTTACAACAGGTCAAAAAGTGGCGTTGAAGATTATTAACAAGAAAGTTTTGGCCAAGAGTGACATGCAGGGTCGAATTGAGCGTGAAATATCGTACCTACGTTTGTTGAGACACCCCCATATTATTAAGCTTTATGATGTGATCAAATCGAAGGACGAAATCATTATGGTGATCGAGTATGCCGGTAATGAACTGTTTGATTACATTGTTCAGAGGGATAAGATGAGCGAGAAAGAGGCTCGTAGGTTCTTCCAGCAAATTATCAGTGCTGTGGAATATTGTCACAGGCACAAGATTGTGCAtagagatttgaaaccagagAATCTATTGCTGGACGAGCATTTGAACGTCAAGATTGCCGATTTTGGGCTGTCTAATATTATGACAGATGgtaatttcttgaagactTCTTGTGGTTCACCCAATTATGCTGCTCCCGAAGTTATCAGTGGTAAGTTGTACGCAGGTCCTGAAGTTGACGTGTGGTCTTCAGGTGTCATTCTCTATGTGATGCTGTGTCGCCGCTTACCCTTTGACGATGAGAGTATTCCCGTGTTATTTAAGAACATCAGTAATGGTGTTTACACATTGCCCAAGTTTCTGTCTCCAGGTGCTGCTGGGTTGATCAAGAGAATGCTTATCGTCAATCCCTTGAACAGAATCAGTATCCACGAGATCATGCAAGATGAATGGTTTAAAGTCGATCTACCAGATTATCTGATCCCAGCGGATTTGAAGCATCAACAGccagagaatgaagagGCTCAAACTGCGGCAGAGAACGGCCCACACcaggaagaaattgatgacgaTCTTGTTAACGCTTTGTCTAAGACTATGGGTtatgaaaaggatgaaatttACGAATCTTTGGAGTCTGGTCATGACAGCTCAGCTTTAAATGAGATTAGAGACGCCTACAACTTAATCAAGGAAAATAAGTCTCTCATTAAGGATCTTAAGTCGGATAAAAGTACATGTGATGAACTCGATACTTTCCTTGCTCAATCCCCTCCGACATTCCAACAAAGAAGTACAAGCGATGTGAACAATCAGACAAATGCTGCTGTTGGAGCTCAAGCACCACAACAGCAGGCCTCATCGCGCAAAATGGCCGCTCAGCAGAGAACTTACCAccaaacttctttcaatgatcagagcaaagaagaggacTCCACAATCTCAATCCTCCCAACTTCATTACCACAAATTCACAGAGCAAATATGCTTGCTCAAGGGCTACCAGCTGCGTCCAAGATATCACCTTTGGTGAACAAGAAGTCTAAGACAAGATGGCATTTCGGTATACGGTCACGGTCCTACCCATTAGATGTCATGGGCGAAATTTACatagctttgaaaaatctcgGTGCCGAGTGGGCCAAGCcctctgaagaagatctatGGACCATCAGAGTTCGCTGGAAGTACGATGTTGCTCAAAACAAGAACAACGAGAAAATTCCAGACCTCATGAAAATGGTCATCCAGCTCTTCCAAATCGAGACTAATAATTACCTTGTGGACTTCAAA contains these protein-coding regions:
- the JIP4 gene encoding Jip4p (similar to Saccharomyces cerevisiae JIP4 (YDR475C) and YOR019W; ancestral locus Anc_5.609); the protein is MFLEDNTESLKNTYKTVKLYPELQGTGKGDKKLEDDMVVRQKFKPCVSFNTFPSYMGDDNGDDGLDFPGVQIPNEYTMEEYYDDESGYMSNNMEYFLRNNYLTDNSKFGGSPPPRNLSDKAAALNSMFRIAQNGKIVRVDYPTTPTITNDAIIINRAQPGWSSAWLARKSRIEERIKEKQTHFRFPHITFPQQPLTKKRIISHDGYTPISKDERRRERVLQEKVGFPNSPKTILCHVSGRRHTWVALDWAVRELAQSTDHIVVVANIPRFATANYGRSRSNNRFGAPNGRHRSRSAEPKSAYITESQGGSAEWTSGYSAEMVSNKLEDILTYIAVIVPKDIKVKVTVEIVIGKTKKILVDAMNVYTPDFCISTTLKWQRTDSLILWKAKNLTDILCTKYPIPVVVIPVKRMYEFEAALQKDFAPKENTGSSSEDVSSQSVDQPSRPDGQAPQSPTICLEASDMDSESDFSDSNSDGASVSTTSKEDLIEATKKHREEISEGLKELDGKEHKTAMQKNTDKLDLITQASLTFAMQVQNMNQEDREAGFTQLKRVITGETENKTHTVRSMVDVGSYPKKSHNKHVPSTKPRTSQIKFASNVNARDGNRALGNSKIKVTSPESSPPPPTHPRSSHDEPLRKTKSSQPTSIRKVRSASNISRVKSNESMTSSGSSSSGRKKGGFLSIFRHSGSRSRSTSRRNSDASDTDAVSLNDSDSGKKRRSRLFGFG
- the TDEL0A04760 gene encoding uncharacterized protein; translated protein: MGGSLLRSWIDSLWSRILSIFLFQKELSIAIIGLQNSGKTTLTHMLGGRPFEQDTVPTLGIQVSQFSLENSLIKVYDLGGQTRFQSLWERCFSKVDLIIYMIDLSDTMTLDESFEKLSKVMQMTQEDRIPMLVIGNKIDLIQEPKEKQTIATIPTYNYDSSERLRIDSTNSHLLKNADVLTRQVGVDLKNRQLHIPLRSSESQDIDVLPLNRDIAVFTMSCRNGLCISNVIDWIVQL
- the TDEL0A04770 gene encoding uncharacterized protein (similar to Saccharomyces cerevisiae YDR476C; ancestral locus Anc_5.610), whose protein sequence is MSKAAQQAIVAHMNRDHRLALEDYLYVYGKVPITSHIRFVRMQNIELECMTLQFTHMELETDVEKIILLEPPLKDWNEARPRLVEMAHSAAAKRGLSTIQVNDMRYPSTVAEYALICAIFLPFLCYKFRGLLQWLPLPSVVLKFLDNDLVLGGIILFAVVTHLIEVVAILRPKLHFYRVPTDFLIEWYVFGMLEGYPCIKRLDRLAGELLKRQN
- the SNF1 gene encoding AMP-activated serine/threonine-protein kinase catalytic subunit SNF1 (similar to Saccharomyces cerevisiae SNF1 (YDR477W); ancestral locus Anc_5.611), translating into MSNNSRVESGSGHRHHHHHHHHHGHGSGQRSTLADGSRIGNYQIVKTLGEGSFGKVKLAYHVTTGQKVALKIINKKVLAKSDMQGRIEREISYLRLLRHPHIIKLYDVIKSKDEIIMVIEYAGNELFDYIVQRDKMSEKEARRFFQQIISAVEYCHRHKIVHRDLKPENLLLDEHLNVKIADFGLSNIMTDGNFLKTSCGSPNYAAPEVISGKLYAGPEVDVWSSGVILYVMLCRRLPFDDESIPVLFKNISNGVYTLPKFLSPGAAGLIKRMLIVNPLNRISIHEIMQDEWFKVDLPDYLIPADLKHQQPENEEAQTAAENGPHQEEIDDDLVNALSKTMGYEKDEIYESLESGHDSSALNEIRDAYNLIKENKSLIKDLKSDKSTCDELDTFLAQSPPTFQQRSTSDVNNQTNAAVGAQAPQQQASSRKMAAQQRTYHQTSFNDQSKEEDSTISILPTSLPQIHRANMLAQGLPAASKISPLVNKKSKTRWHFGIRSRSYPLDVMGEIYIALKNLGAEWAKPSEEDLWTIRVRWKYDVAQNKNNEKIPDLMKMVIQLFQIETNNYLVDFKFDGWESSHGEATKESNVSEDEMSTFSAYPFLHLTTRLIIMELAVNSQGG